The Candidatus Zixiibacteriota bacterium genome window below encodes:
- a CDS encoding PIG-L family deacetylase: protein MKEYDVISIGAHPDDVEVGTGGVIIKLAEQNYRIGIIYLTAGEMGTGGEAEERSREAEDAARLMGADLLKTYDWGDASLADSYDKRLALARDIRNYKPSAILCPAPRKGHGRRQSHSDHVACGEISINAANLASLKKVPVEGKPYQVNRIFYYFLPPGMNPDFVVDISDQFDKWLEALKCHKSQFLNPEKSRDYIWTLESLARHYGLMAGVKYGQGFKGDQTLLINNIMDLAKGHRF from the coding sequence ATGAAAGAATATGATGTAATTTCCATAGGCGCCCATCCCGATGACGTTGAGGTCGGGACGGGAGGCGTAATTATTAAACTGGCTGAGCAAAATTACAGGATTGGCATAATCTACTTAACCGCCGGTGAAATGGGTACCGGCGGTGAAGCCGAAGAGCGAAGCCGCGAAGCCGAAGATGCGGCCCGATTGATGGGCGCCGATTTGCTCAAAACCTACGATTGGGGTGATGCGTCACTCGCCGACAGTTATGACAAACGTTTGGCTTTGGCCCGCGATATCCGAAACTATAAGCCTTCGGCAATTTTATGTCCGGCGCCCCGGAAAGGCCACGGCCGCAGGCAATCGCATTCGGACCATGTTGCCTGTGGAGAAATAAGTATCAATGCCGCCAATCTGGCGTCGCTCAAAAAGGTTCCAGTTGAGGGTAAGCCGTATCAGGTTAACCGGATCTTTTATTATTTTTTGCCCCCGGGTATGAATCCGGATTTTGTCGTTGACATCAGCGATCAATTTGATAAGTGGCTGGAGGCTTTGAAATGTCACAAAAGCCAGTTTCTCAATCCTGAAAAATCACGCGATTATATTTGGACGCTTGAGAGTCTGGCGCGTCATTACGGTTTGATGGCCGGTGTGAAATACGGCCAGGGCTTTAAGGGCGACCAAACGCTTTTAATAAATAATATAATGGATTTGGCCAAAGGACACCGATTCTAA
- a CDS encoding DUF177 domain-containing protein, giving the protein MKLTLNNINDFPAHLVLEGKANDLRLEYRGLVEAHSLQVEMDIILSDNIYYCQGQVKCDAKLECSRCLEPYSESLNGRIDFSIQELSDKHPVDTDEVPENEILLTSVTKEIDISQPIREALILEIPLKPICAESCRGLCSLCGGNKNVQQCDCRIENADSRWDNLKDLLIDQQSPDK; this is encoded by the coding sequence ATGAAACTGACTTTGAACAACATAAATGACTTCCCCGCCCATTTGGTCCTGGAAGGGAAAGCCAATGATTTGAGACTGGAATATAGGGGGTTGGTTGAAGCACATTCCTTGCAGGTCGAAATGGATATTATCCTGAGCGATAATATCTATTATTGTCAAGGTCAGGTCAAATGTGACGCTAAGTTGGAATGTTCCCGATGCCTGGAACCGTATTCTGAGTCACTAAACGGCAGGATTGATTTTTCAATTCAGGAACTTTCCGATAAACATCCGGTTGATACAGATGAAGTCCCGGAAAACGAAATATTGCTGACTTCCGTAACTAAAGAGATAGATATCAGTCAGCCGATTCGTGAAGCCTTAATTCTGGAGATACCATTAAAGCCGATTTGCGCCGAATCCTGCCGGGGTTTATGCTCCCTTTGCGGCGGTAATAAAAATGTCCAACAATGCGATTGCCGGATAGAAAACGCCGATTCGAGATGGGACAATTTAAAAGATTTACTAATAGATCAACAAAGCCCGGATAAATAA
- the rpmF gene encoding 50S ribosomal protein L32 has translation MALPKRRHSRARGRKRRTHWKLKPPTIVDCPQCHQPKLSHHICPNCGFYKGEEVLEVK, from the coding sequence ATGGCATTACCAAAAAGGAGACACTCACGAGCTCGAGGCCGTAAACGCCGGACACACTGGAAATTGAAACCGCCGACAATCGTCGATTGCCCGCAGTGTCACCAACCCAAATTGTCGCATCATATATGTCCCAATTGTGGCTTTTATAAGGGTGAAGAAGTTCTTGAAGTCAAATAA
- the plsX gene encoding phosphate acyltransferase PlsX translates to MPEKTGITIALDIMGTDNGPGNIIAGGVVAARQFGPNVKIVLVGQQDAISGELKKLRDVPANIDIHHAEGVVTMEDSPADAVRRQGTSIAEAFRLQKEGQVNAVVSPGNTGAIMGTAVLRLGRLREVRRPAIASFFPSIHSSQTLVLDVGANSTCKPIHLYQFAIMGTIVAKSMMQKKNPRVGLLSIGKEKSKGNELIVSTHPLLKNNKALNFIGNIEGRDILMGNADVVVTDGFVGNIVLKFAESVEGFLTTSLRRQVSTNIFSRCGAILMYPFLRRLRNTFDYAEYGGAPLLGVNGVCLICHGESSGKAILSALMVARDMVSFQVNKKIEAVLMPGQNGDEEAVDYNINGVSLSEKWQN, encoded by the coding sequence ATGCCTGAAAAAACGGGAATTACAATAGCGCTTGATATCATGGGCACCGACAACGGTCCCGGGAATATTATTGCCGGAGGTGTTGTGGCGGCGCGCCAGTTCGGTCCGAATGTAAAGATTGTTTTGGTCGGTCAGCAAGACGCAATCAGCGGCGAGTTGAAAAAACTACGCGACGTTCCGGCTAATATCGATATTCACCACGCCGAAGGTGTCGTCACCATGGAGGATTCTCCGGCTGACGCCGTGCGTCGCCAGGGAACATCAATCGCCGAGGCGTTCCGACTCCAAAAGGAAGGCCAGGTCAACGCCGTAGTTTCCCCGGGCAATACCGGCGCCATTATGGGAACCGCCGTTTTGAGGTTAGGTCGTTTGCGGGAAGTTCGCCGTCCGGCTATCGCGTCGTTTTTTCCATCGATTCATAGCAGCCAGACCCTCGTATTGGATGTCGGAGCCAACTCCACCTGCAAGCCGATCCATTTGTATCAGTTCGCCATTATGGGTACGATTGTGGCCAAGTCGATGATGCAGAAGAAAAATCCCCGCGTGGGTTTGCTCTCCATCGGCAAGGAGAAAAGTAAGGGTAATGAACTGATTGTCAGTACCCATCCGCTTTTGAAAAATAATAAAGCCTTGAATTTTATAGGCAATATTGAAGGCCGTGATATCCTGATGGGCAATGCCGACGTTGTTGTTACGGACGGTTTTGTGGGTAACATTGTTCTTAAATTCGCCGAATCGGTTGAAGGTTTTTTAACAACTTCATTGCGCCGACAGGTTTCAACTAATATCTTTTCCCGATGCGGCGCGATACTGATGTACCCGTTTTTACGACGCCTGCGCAACACCTTCGATTACGCCGAATATGGCGGAGCGCCCTTGCTGGGTGTTAACGGCGTCTGTTTGATTTGCCACGGTGAATCATCAGGTAAGGCGATATTAAGCGCCTTAATGGTCGCCCGGGACATGGTGTCGTTTCAGGTAAATAAAAAAATAGAGGCTGTCTTGATGCCCGGACAAAACGGAGATGAAGAAGCCGTCGATTATAATATAAACGGCGTTTCGCTATCTGAAAAGTGGCAAAATTAA
- a CDS encoding beta-ketoacyl-ACP synthase III, which yields MLRAKIIGTGSYTPEKILTNQDLEKMVDTSDEWIKSRTGITERRVVVKGQVTSDLCVASAKNALEMAGIGPDDIDLLLIGTVTPDFKLPSLACIVQKKLGLKNAATMDIVAACSGFIYGLSIARAHIISGIYKNIMVIGAEMLSSVTNYEDRNTCVLFGDAAGAAILTATEEDTGILSTFMKSDGNLAELLCIPAGGTQNPFSRNGDTPWSDYFIQMRGNEVFKHAVRHMGNAAERVISDAGLTHDQIDWLIPHQANIRIIKATADRIGLPMEKVFMNIEKYGNTSAASVPLALDEAIRTGLIKTGDNIVSVAFGGGLTWGAVLFRW from the coding sequence ATGTTAAGAGCAAAAATAATCGGAACCGGGTCATATACGCCGGAAAAGATATTGACCAATCAGGATTTGGAAAAAATGGTTGATACTTCCGATGAATGGATAAAGAGCCGGACGGGAATTACCGAACGGCGCGTGGTTGTTAAGGGTCAGGTAACTTCAGATCTCTGTGTCGCTTCGGCCAAAAATGCCCTCGAAATGGCCGGTATCGGCCCCGATGATATCGATTTACTCCTTATTGGGACGGTAACTCCGGATTTTAAATTGCCTTCATTGGCTTGTATTGTTCAGAAAAAACTGGGTTTGAAAAATGCGGCCACAATGGATATTGTAGCGGCCTGTTCCGGGTTTATTTATGGTTTATCAATTGCCCGAGCCCATATCATTTCCGGAATTTACAAAAATATTATGGTCATCGGCGCCGAGATGCTCAGTTCGGTGACCAACTATGAAGACCGCAATACCTGCGTTTTATTCGGTGATGCAGCGGGGGCGGCCATTTTGACTGCGACTGAAGAGGATACCGGAATTCTTTCAACATTCATGAAATCAGATGGAAATCTGGCGGAGTTATTATGTATTCCCGCCGGCGGGACTCAAAATCCCTTCAGCCGCAATGGCGATACGCCCTGGTCCGATTACTTCATTCAAATGCGCGGTAATGAAGTCTTTAAGCACGCCGTACGACACATGGGCAACGCCGCCGAAAGGGTAATCTCTGATGCCGGGCTGACTCATGATCAAATCGACTGGTTGATTCCGCATCAGGCGAATATCAGGATTATCAAGGCTACGGCCGATCGCATCGGATTACCGATGGAAAAAGTTTTTATGAATATAGAAAAATACGGCAACACATCGGCCGCTTCGGTGCCGCTGGCGCTGGATGAAGCGATCCGAACCGGCCTGATTAAGACCGGAGATAACATTGTTAGTGTTGCCTTCGGGGGCGGTTTAACATGGGGAGCGGTTCTATTCCGCTGGTAG
- the fabD gene encoding ACP S-malonyltransferase: MSKTAYLFPGQASQYVGMGQELYEKSDRVKQFYRQASDLLGDDLARISFEGPAEKLKQTIFTQPAILIHSLAILEIAGDNLDAPSFAAGHSLGEYGALVCCGAISNEDAITAVCTRAKLMEQACVDNPGTMAAILALDDEKLNEVISEASTKGIITAANINSAIQVAVSGDVPGVEEACRLAKEKGAKRAVMLEVGGAFHSPLMNSASEGMAKCLDEIDIRDASISVIANVTAQPVTKADDIRRLLVEQITSPVRWRDTMAYFIEENVETVVEIGPGKVLSGLAKRDMRGVNLYNIDTLADVDAFIKQPVY; this comes from the coding sequence GTGAGTAAAACGGCATATTTATTTCCCGGACAAGCATCCCAATACGTCGGTATGGGACAGGAACTATATGAGAAGTCGGATCGCGTCAAGCAATTTTATCGACAGGCATCCGATTTACTCGGTGATGATTTAGCCCGCATCTCGTTTGAGGGACCGGCTGAAAAATTAAAACAAACGATATTTACGCAACCGGCCATTTTGATTCATTCTCTGGCGATATTGGAAATCGCCGGTGATAATCTGGACGCGCCGTCCTTTGCCGCCGGTCATAGCCTGGGCGAATACGGCGCTTTGGTTTGTTGCGGAGCAATAAGCAATGAAGACGCCATTACGGCCGTGTGCACTCGAGCCAAACTGATGGAGCAGGCCTGCGTGGATAATCCGGGAACGATGGCGGCGATTCTGGCTCTCGATGATGAAAAACTAAATGAGGTCATTAGCGAAGCTTCAACCAAAGGCATTATAACGGCGGCCAATATCAACTCCGCTATTCAGGTTGCCGTCTCCGGCGATGTCCCGGGCGTTGAAGAAGCCTGCCGACTGGCCAAAGAGAAGGGCGCCAAACGAGCGGTCATGCTCGAAGTCGGAGGAGCCTTCCATTCGCCTTTGATGAACTCAGCCTCTGAAGGTATGGCGAAATGTCTGGATGAGATCGATATCAGGGATGCTTCGATATCGGTTATTGCCAATGTAACAGCTCAGCCGGTAACTAAGGCGGACGATATTCGCCGTCTTTTGGTCGAACAGATTACATCACCGGTCAGGTGGCGCGATACGATGGCCTATTTCATCGAGGAGAATGTGGAAACGGTCGTAGAAATCGGACCCGGCAAAGTACTAAGCGGTTTGGCCAAAAGAGATATGCGCGGCGTAAACCTATATAATATCGATACCTTGGCTGATGTGGACGCATTTATCAAACAGCCCGTATATTAA
- the fabG gene encoding 3-oxoacyl-[acyl-carrier-protein] reductase, which translates to MKPLEGKTALVTGSARGIGKAIADKLGSLGAKLIISDVMEEMAIQTASEFSGKGYVAHAISCNVSDPDSVKDLINKVIDKFDSIDILVNNAGITRDGLLIRQTLEGWDQVMDVNLKGAFLTIKAVSRVMMKARCGKIINISSVVGLMGNPGQANYAASKAGLIGLTKSLAKELAGRGITVNAVAPGYIATHMTEELPEAARDAFLNIIPLKRPGTAQDVASAVAFLASPESDYITGQVLQVDGGMLM; encoded by the coding sequence ATGAAGCCATTGGAAGGTAAAACGGCGTTAGTAACTGGCTCGGCCAGAGGGATTGGAAAAGCCATCGCCGACAAATTGGGAAGTCTGGGAGCGAAGTTGATAATTTCTGATGTAATGGAAGAGATGGCCATACAAACAGCCTCCGAATTCTCTGGGAAGGGATATGTGGCGCATGCTATCAGTTGCAATGTCAGCGATCCTGATAGCGTCAAAGATTTGATTAATAAGGTCATAGATAAATTCGATTCCATTGACATACTCGTCAATAACGCCGGTATCACCCGTGACGGACTTTTGATTCGTCAAACATTAGAGGGGTGGGATCAGGTTATGGATGTCAATCTTAAGGGGGCTTTTTTGACAATTAAGGCCGTTTCGCGGGTGATGATGAAAGCCCGCTGCGGCAAAATCATAAATATCAGTTCTGTGGTTGGTTTGATGGGCAACCCCGGACAGGCAAATTACGCCGCTTCCAAAGCGGGCCTGATAGGTTTAACCAAATCACTGGCCAAAGAACTGGCCGGACGAGGAATTACCGTAAATGCCGTGGCGCCGGGTTACATCGCGACTCACATGACCGAGGAATTGCCCGAGGCCGCCCGCGACGCGTTTTTAAATATCATTCCGCTGAAACGACCGGGAACGGCCCAAGATGTTGCCTCGGCGGTAGCGTTTTTGGCGTCCCCAGAATCTGATTATATTACCGGTCAGGTTTTGCAGGTCGACGGCGGCATGCTGATGTAA